DNA from Kluyveromyces marxianus DMKU3-1042 DNA, complete genome, chromosome 8:
TGTGAACCATGAATCTATATGCCAAAAGTTTTTTATTGCATAAAAGTCGAATATTGTAAACATTACCAATGCTATCAAGTTCATAACGATTACATTAGTACCATCCACTGTAAATTTGTAGTAATGCAAACCAGCACAACGAAACGTACACAACAAGACGTTTTGACCCTTAATCTCTTCGATGGGGGTAGTTGCAACAACAGATGTTGCACTCTTTACATCAATTATTCCTAATGCCAGGGGATGTTTTCTACAATGATACATTAAGTTCCATAAAATATTACTCATTGGAATAGTGAAAACACACAACCATGCTAAAAGCGATAGTAACATAACAATTGGTTGGATGAAAGTGTAGAACATAAAGTAGAAGATAATTCTACCGATTGACCATTCACCACGACCAAATAGTCTTCTATGCAGGTGcgcattttcttcatcgctTGAATTCTCTGGAGGACTATTTCTATGAAGAATGGATCCATAAGAATTTTGTCTAAAGTGATTCAAACTACTTCCAGCATTGGTTGTCGCAGGTTCTATTGAAGCATTGCCATTCGATGTCATGCTAGCATTAAAAAGCCTAgtgttattgttgttattaatatcatcagGATTTTTTGTGCTGTCATTATTATtgctattattgttattgttattactgTTGTTATTAGAATTACTGTCATTAATTGTCTGGGATTCATGGAAAAACAAACGGTTGCTGTAGGTAGTGATCCATTTGTAAAATAATTGTGCACTTATGCCCTCgtcttgatcttcttctaaataTTGTACATCGGACTTCATGAAAACAATTTTCCCAAATGGTGATAAAAGGTATCTGCCCAATTTGTAAAAGACCACGGAATAATCGAATGCCGACGTAGTGAATCCACCGAAGACAAGGACCATTACAGATGCAAATGAGAAAAGtacaaacaacaacaaaccaGCTGTTAGAGACCATAACAAATTTGTGATCTGAACTCCCAGTGTGATGTTCCGGAATTTCGTTTCGTGAATGTCTTCGTCAGCTGCTTGTTGTACcgatctcttttttttgtacaAAGCAGGTTTCCAGATTCTGATACCAAAGGGATGTGTCTTATTAATGGCATCTTGCCTTTCTCTCAACGTATATGACTCAACAGAGCTTATACTTCCCCTTTCTGCATCATCATTCAAACGTTGATCGAGTCTAGCACCAGGGTCTTCATTGGCATTGTCCGCATCctcatcgtcttcatcgACAATAAGAGTGTCCAAAGGATTttcgtcatcgtcatcatcctGGAATCTCCCGGTGCCATTATTTAAACGAACATGCTCCGCATCAACTCCAGCAGGCACTGGTGAACCCGATTTTGTCGGAATACCTTCGTCTAATTCGTCTGCCTCAAGCAAGCAGCCAGGCCCCAAACGATCCTTTTTCAGCTCCTCTTGCAACACCAGATGCCGGCTTCCATCGTGAACCACAATTCGATCATTTTCCTCACTAATGCTAAACCTCGACCCCATTCGATGCAAGGTGGGCTCGCGCCGAGGCGAGGACGCTGCAGCCCGTTTT
Protein-coding regions in this window:
- the VNX1 gene encoding calcium/hydrogen antiporter, with product MPKKSLKPQKSNSSEGTTRVFSVDDDAEELERDYHYLEGVKDGLKLKRAAASSPRREPTLHRMGSRFSISEENDRIVVHDGSRHLVLQEELKKDRLGPGCLLEADELDEGIPTKSGSPVPAGVDAEHVRLNNGTGRFQDDDDDENPLDTLIVDEDDEDADNANEDPGARLDQRLNDDAERGSISSVESYTLRERQDAINKTHPFGIRIWKPALYKKKRSVQQAADEDIHETKFRNITLGVQITNLLWSLTAGLLLFVLFSFASVMVLVFGGFTTSAFDYSVVFYKLGRYLLSPFGKIVFMKSDVQYLEEDQDEGISAQLFYKWITTYSNRLFFHESQTINDSNSNNNSNNNNNNSNNNDSTKNPDDINNNNNTRLFNASMTSNGNASIEPATTNAGSSLNHFRQNSYGSILHRNSPPENSSDEENAHLHRRLFGRGEWSIGRIIFYFMFYTFIQPIVMLLSLLAWLCVFTIPMSNILWNLMYHCRKHPLALGIIDVKSATSVVATTPIEEIKGQNVLLCTFRCAGLHYYKFTVDGTNVIVMNLIALVMFTIFDFYAIKNFWHIDSWFTNESTIFMLCLLSIIPLAFYIGQAVASISAQSSMGVAAVINAFFSTIVEIFLYCVAIQQRKGLLVEGSLIGSILAAVLLLPGMSMCGGAINRKTQRYNPASAGVSSAMLIFSMMVMFIPTVLYEIYGEWEMRCDKSGNKCHFSQPQLKFDKMYQNVLAPIALFCAIVLFLQYIVGMWFTLRTHAKLIWELPITETKENTGNSSANATAATTATANNTANLSMSQSSFGPINQTSSNNNRDASVPAGANIAGKANDNCGHSNGHDAPNWSKSKSACILLGATFLYAVIAEILVDCVDHVLEQYPINPKFLGLTIFALIPNTTEFLNAISFAMNGNVALSMEIGSAYALQVCLLQIPALVIFSMLYVWNKDLTKINIRESMFALIFPRWDLIASVASVFLFTYLYAEGKSNYFKGSILILLYLVVMFGFYFQGVIDNGFWDEMLQIF